The following coding sequences are from one Pseudonocardia sp. EC080619-01 window:
- a CDS encoding carboxymuconolactone decarboxylase family protein: protein MVSAGPFLDRAVPEAWRAAQGLATTVRDAASARGLSAPESELVKVRVSQLNRCAFCLDLHSREARRAGVAQQKLDLLPAWREVALFDERERAVLAVAEAATTLPVTDEADADLLGARSALGDDAFVAAAWVAATINAFNRISILSRHPVRLRDDDGTVTR from the coding sequence ATGGTGAGCGCAGGTCCGTTCCTCGACCGGGCGGTGCCCGAGGCGTGGCGGGCCGCGCAGGGCCTCGCCACGACGGTCAGGGACGCCGCGTCGGCCCGGGGGTTGTCGGCGCCGGAGTCCGAGTTGGTCAAGGTCCGTGTGTCGCAGCTCAACCGGTGTGCGTTCTGCCTGGACCTGCACTCCCGCGAGGCGCGCCGGGCCGGTGTCGCCCAGCAGAAGCTGGACCTGCTGCCTGCCTGGCGGGAGGTCGCGCTGTTCGACGAGCGGGAGCGGGCCGTGCTCGCGGTGGCCGAGGCCGCGACCACCCTGCCCGTCACCGACGAGGCCGACGCCGACCTGCTCGGCGCACGGTCGGCGCTCGGGGACGACGCGTTCGTCGCGGCCGCGTGGGTGGCGGCCACGATCAACGCGTTCAACCGGATCTCGATACTCAGCCGGCACCCGGTCCGGCTCCGTGACGACGACGGGACGGTCACCCGATGA
- a CDS encoding DUF2252 domain-containing protein translates to MSSAPAVAGRDRSAGTAAAVAADGRRARRRAPRRTAARWDPAVRERTALDRLRAQDAVRDPALLPLRYARMAASPWTHLRGAAAVMAADLASAPHSGLTVQMCGDAHVLNFGLWASPERRLLFDARDFDETLPGPFEWDLKRLATSVHVLADTERLPGGCGADAAAAAVEGYRTAMRRYSRMGELDVWYDRITADVPLRGLASDVAEATLRAVEERSRRRTHHGAARRLVADDGDGGRHIVLDPMKRIDDGLTRDERVRAYEQVYDSYLASIPPHLHRLVARFRRVDSVRQIVGVGSVGMRVWLHLLEGDSGRQPVFSQAKQATASVYEEFLGAGGFDNHGERVVVGQRLMQSASDIFLGHMRVDGHDYYVRQFRDMKVIPTGAEISGFLPQFAAACGHALAKSHARSGDPQAIAGYLGRGTAFAEGILGYARAYAAQNEADHRDLRTAIAAGDVRAAERGW, encoded by the coding sequence ATGAGCTCCGCGCCGGCCGTCGCCGGACGCGACCGTTCCGCGGGGACCGCCGCCGCCGTCGCGGCCGACGGGCGTCGCGCCCGCAGGCGCGCCCCCCGGCGGACCGCGGCCCGGTGGGACCCGGCCGTGCGGGAGCGCACCGCCCTGGACCGGTTGCGCGCCCAGGACGCCGTGCGTGACCCCGCGCTGCTGCCGCTGCGCTACGCCCGGATGGCGGCCTCGCCGTGGACCCATCTGCGCGGCGCCGCGGCCGTCATGGCCGCCGACCTGGCCTCGGCGCCGCACTCGGGACTGACGGTGCAGATGTGCGGCGACGCGCACGTCCTGAACTTCGGGCTGTGGGCCTCGCCCGAACGCCGTCTGCTGTTCGACGCACGCGACTTCGACGAGACCCTGCCCGGCCCCTTCGAGTGGGACCTCAAGCGCCTCGCCACCAGCGTGCACGTGCTCGCCGACACCGAGCGGCTCCCGGGCGGGTGCGGTGCGGACGCCGCGGCCGCAGCGGTCGAGGGCTACCGCACGGCGATGCGCCGCTACTCCCGGATGGGGGAGCTGGACGTCTGGTACGACCGGATCACCGCCGACGTGCCGTTGCGGGGCCTGGCCTCCGACGTCGCCGAGGCCACCCTCCGCGCGGTCGAGGAGCGCTCGCGCCGACGGACCCACCACGGGGCCGCGCGGCGGCTGGTCGCCGACGACGGCGACGGCGGGCGCCACATCGTCCTGGACCCGATGAAGCGGATCGACGACGGCCTGACCCGCGACGAGCGGGTGCGCGCCTACGAGCAGGTCTACGACTCGTACCTGGCGTCGATACCGCCCCACCTGCACCGGCTCGTCGCCCGGTTCCGGCGGGTCGACTCCGTCCGCCAGATCGTGGGGGTGGGCAGCGTCGGCATGCGCGTCTGGCTGCACCTGCTGGAGGGCGACAGCGGCCGCCAGCCGGTGTTCTCGCAGGCCAAGCAGGCCACCGCGTCGGTCTACGAGGAGTTCCTGGGCGCCGGCGGGTTCGACAACCACGGTGAGCGTGTCGTCGTGGGCCAGCGCCTCATGCAGTCCGCCAGCGACATCTTCCTCGGCCACATGCGCGTCGACGGCCACGACTACTACGTCCGCCAGTTCCGCGACATGAAGGTCATCCCCACCGGCGCGGAGATCTCCGGGTTCCTGCCCCAGTTCGCCGCGGCGTGCGGTCACGCGCTGGCGAAGTCGCACGCCCGCAGCGGGGACCCGCAGGCGATCGCCGGCTACCTGGGCCGCGGCACCGCCTTCGCCGAGGGGATCCTCGGCTACGCCCGCGCCTACGCGGCCCAGAACGAGGCCGACCACCGTGACCTCCGCACCGCGATCGCGGCCGGTGACGTGCGGGCCGCGGAACGCGGATGGTGA
- a CDS encoding alpha/beta fold hydrolase produces the protein MPPTDPTGWELPESHETDDGVVRWARLGTGGHPVVLVHGTPYSSFLWRDVAPALARTRTVYVFDLLGYGRSDRHEGQDLTLAAQARRFAGLLDHWGLTAPSVVANDIGGAVVLRAHLLESARYRDLTVFDAVSGGRWERGLFQLMREHPEVFAALPGYAHEALVAAHLRNASHRGLHPDVLEAHLAPWRGPEGQAAFYRQYRQLAEADTRPYEHLLDTITVPVRLLWGRHDRILPPEYGVWLHERIPHSTLHWFDDAGHLLQEDRPAELTAHLLDPPPPRA, from the coding sequence GTGCCACCGACCGACCCCACGGGCTGGGAGCTGCCCGAGTCCCACGAGACCGACGACGGCGTCGTCCGCTGGGCCCGCCTGGGCACCGGCGGGCACCCGGTCGTGCTGGTCCACGGGACGCCGTACTCCTCGTTCCTGTGGCGGGACGTCGCCCCGGCACTGGCCCGCACACGCACCGTGTACGTGTTCGACCTCCTCGGCTACGGGCGCTCGGACCGCCACGAGGGCCAGGACCTCACCCTCGCCGCCCAGGCCCGCCGCTTCGCCGGGCTGCTCGACCACTGGGGACTCACCGCGCCCAGCGTGGTCGCGAACGACATCGGTGGGGCGGTGGTACTGCGCGCCCACCTGCTGGAGTCGGCGCGCTACCGCGACCTGACCGTCTTCGACGCCGTCAGCGGCGGCCGCTGGGAGCGTGGCCTGTTCCAGCTGATGCGTGAGCACCCGGAGGTGTTCGCCGCGTTGCCCGGCTACGCGCACGAGGCGCTGGTCGCGGCCCACCTGCGCAACGCCAGCCACCGGGGTCTGCACCCCGACGTGCTGGAGGCCCACCTGGCGCCGTGGCGCGGACCGGAGGGACAGGCGGCCTTCTACCGCCAGTACCGCCAGCTCGCCGAGGCCGACACCCGCCCCTACGAGCACCTGCTGGACACCATCACCGTCCCGGTGCGGCTGCTGTGGGGCCGCCACGACCGGATCCTGCCACCGGAGTACGGCGTCTGGCTGCACGAGCGGATCCCGCACTCGACCCTGCACTGGTTCGACGACGCCGGACACCTCCTGCAGGAGGACCGTCCCGCCGAGCTGACCGCGCACCTGCTCGACCCGCCGCCCCCGCGCGCGTGA
- a CDS encoding GNAT family N-acetyltransferase — protein MITVSDHRAANRFEAHEGETLAGFAAYTRTAELVAFLHTEVDPAFEGRGVGSALARHAIEAVRAEGLRVLAVCPFVSGWLARHPEYADLEYRSTSRVTD, from the coding sequence ATGATCACCGTGTCCGACCACCGTGCCGCGAACCGGTTCGAGGCCCACGAGGGGGAGACGCTCGCGGGGTTCGCCGCCTACACCCGCACCGCCGAGCTCGTCGCCTTTCTCCACACCGAGGTCGACCCGGCGTTCGAGGGCCGCGGGGTGGGCTCCGCGCTGGCCCGCCACGCGATCGAGGCGGTGCGGGCCGAGGGCCTGCGTGTACTCGCGGTGTGCCCCTTCGTCTCCGGCTGGCTGGCACGCCACCCCGAGTACGCCGACCTGGAGTACCGCTCCACCAGCCGGGTCACGGACTGA
- a CDS encoding class I adenylate-forming enzyme family protein, with protein MSTDVTGDLTLVALMERWAAQRPDAPALVHHGGTVTWGRLGDDVTDLRGRLAAAGAVDGARVVLALPNCPLVVAAWVAVPANGAVVAAVDPESGAAVLARTLSTIAPVLVVGTEDNAGGIQQALQRIGSDARVVATTAAEREGTRLDRLGPTTAPPEATAADVAALLPTSGTSAAPKLVELTHRNLVAGADRMARNSGFLAADRHYLCTPFFHAVAQSYVCPPPFVTGGSIAIVAGFSASRWFDDARTLGVTVSCMVAPPLRMALHRAVERGGAVDPGPLRAIHYGMTLSAADWKDWDRLLPQVHMRQIYGQTESVNGVIGAGPWDTDDRATLGRPYLGIDGLRLVGPDGADVPDGEPGELWVRGVPGATVMRGYRDAPEATAATLVDGAWLRTGDQLVRHPGGRYEFRGRAMHIIRRGGENLSAYALETDLRSCPHISDVCITAEPDEIRDNLVVAHVIPLAGFDERVFLDWCREHAGRQGVPDRVRLHTGFPRTPSGRVIVRELGSG; from the coding sequence ATGAGCACCGACGTCACCGGCGATCTCACCCTCGTGGCGCTCATGGAGCGCTGGGCCGCACAGCGCCCGGACGCACCGGCCCTGGTCCACCACGGCGGAACGGTCACCTGGGGGCGCCTGGGCGACGACGTGACCGACCTGCGCGGCCGGCTGGCCGCGGCCGGAGCGGTGGACGGGGCACGCGTGGTCCTGGCGTTACCGAACTGTCCGCTCGTCGTCGCGGCGTGGGTGGCCGTTCCCGCCAACGGTGCGGTCGTGGCCGCCGTCGACCCGGAGTCCGGAGCCGCCGTGCTCGCCCGGACGCTCTCGACGATCGCGCCGGTGCTCGTCGTCGGGACGGAGGACAACGCCGGAGGCATCCAGCAGGCGCTGCAGCGCATCGGTTCCGATGCCCGCGTCGTCGCCACGACCGCCGCGGAACGGGAGGGCACCCGGCTCGACCGGCTCGGGCCCACCACCGCGCCACCGGAGGCGACCGCCGCAGACGTGGCGGCACTGCTGCCGACCTCGGGCACCAGTGCCGCACCCAAGCTGGTCGAACTGACCCACCGCAACCTGGTCGCCGGCGCGGACCGCATGGCCCGCAACAGCGGCTTCCTGGCCGCCGACCGCCACTACCTGTGCACGCCGTTCTTCCACGCCGTCGCCCAGTCCTACGTCTGCCCGCCGCCGTTCGTGACCGGCGGCTCGATCGCGATCGTGGCCGGGTTCAGCGCGTCGCGGTGGTTCGACGACGCCCGCACCCTCGGGGTCACCGTCTCCTGCATGGTGGCCCCACCCCTGCGGATGGCACTGCACCGCGCAGTCGAACGCGGTGGAGCGGTCGATCCCGGCCCGCTCCGGGCGATCCACTACGGCATGACCCTCTCGGCCGCGGACTGGAAGGACTGGGACCGGCTGCTCCCACAGGTCCACATGCGACAGATCTACGGGCAGACCGAGTCCGTCAACGGGGTGATCGGCGCCGGCCCCTGGGACACCGACGACCGCGCGACGCTCGGCCGGCCCTACCTCGGGATCGACGGGCTCAGGCTGGTCGGCCCGGACGGTGCCGACGTCCCCGACGGCGAGCCGGGGGAGCTGTGGGTGCGGGGAGTGCCCGGCGCGACGGTGATGCGCGGCTACCGCGACGCCCCCGAGGCGACGGCCGCCACCCTCGTCGACGGCGCCTGGCTGCGCACCGGTGACCAGCTCGTCCGCCACCCAGGGGGCCGCTACGAGTTCCGCGGGCGGGCCATGCACATCATCCGACGCGGGGGCGAGAACCTCTCGGCCTATGCACTCGAGACGGACCTGCGGTCCTGCCCCCACATCAGCGACGTCTGCATCACCGCCGAGCCGGACGAGATCCGCGACAACCTCGTCGTCGCCCACGTCATCCCGCTGGCCGGCTTCGACGAACGGGTGTTCCTCGACTGGTGCCGCGAGCACGCCGGACGGCAGGGGGTCCCCGACCGGGTCCGCCTGCACACCGGGTTCCCCCGCACCCCGAGCGGCCGAGTGATCGTCCGGGAGCTGGGGTCCGGGTGA
- a CDS encoding MFS transporter — MGRVVATAVTATAIETFDFFIYTTASALVFGTLFFPSFSPVAGTLAAFATLAVGFVARPIGGVVAGHLGDRIGRKPVLIGAMVVMGGATMLIGLLPTYAQIGVWAPVVLIVLRLAQGFGLGAQWGGAALLLTEHAPPHRRGFFGSFTQVGGILGAAAGNLAFFIVLSTMSTESFESWGWRLPFLTGVLLIVVCFYLNRRIEETPVFRELSDGRNDAPAPRSSPLSEVLRTHKRTVLLAAGAYLVVNAAYYVMAAGILTYGTTTLGFTSSEILLIALCAGGTQLITIPLAGLLSDRVGRRPVYLTGAALMGAWAIPMFLLIDTANAWLVFLALLVGFTLHSLMYGPQAALYAELFPAEVRYSGASLGYQLATIFAGGLAPFIMTSLLAATGASWTVGLYLLGLAVLTFASVYAMSETSRRSLFAGDDRARTTSGDGVAATEEAR, encoded by the coding sequence ATGGGACGTGTGGTCGCGACCGCCGTCACGGCCACCGCCATCGAGACCTTCGACTTCTTCATCTACACCACCGCCTCGGCACTGGTGTTCGGCACGCTGTTCTTCCCGTCCTTCAGCCCCGTCGCCGGCACGCTGGCCGCCTTCGCCACGCTCGCCGTCGGCTTCGTGGCCCGGCCCATCGGCGGAGTCGTCGCCGGCCACCTCGGCGACCGGATCGGCCGCAAACCCGTCCTGATCGGCGCGATGGTGGTCATGGGCGGCGCCACCATGCTCATCGGCCTGCTGCCCACCTACGCCCAGATCGGGGTGTGGGCGCCGGTGGTCCTCATCGTGCTGCGCCTCGCCCAGGGATTCGGCCTCGGAGCCCAGTGGGGCGGTGCCGCGCTGCTGCTGACCGAACACGCACCCCCGCACCGGCGCGGCTTCTTCGGCAGCTTCACCCAGGTCGGCGGGATCCTCGGGGCCGCAGCAGGCAACCTCGCCTTCTTCATCGTGCTCAGCACCATGTCCACCGAGTCCTTCGAGTCGTGGGGCTGGCGCCTGCCCTTCCTCACCGGCGTGCTGCTGATCGTCGTCTGCTTCTACCTCAACCGGCGGATCGAGGAGACCCCGGTGTTCCGCGAGCTGTCCGACGGACGCAACGACGCGCCCGCACCCCGGAGCTCCCCGCTGTCGGAGGTGCTGCGCACCCACAAACGCACCGTGCTGCTCGCCGCCGGCGCCTACCTCGTGGTCAACGCCGCCTACTACGTCATGGCCGCCGGCATCCTGACCTACGGCACCACCACGCTGGGCTTCACCTCCAGCGAGATCCTGCTCATCGCGCTCTGCGCGGGCGGCACCCAGCTGATCACCATCCCGCTGGCCGGTCTGCTGAGCGACCGGGTCGGGCGCCGCCCGGTCTACCTCACCGGCGCAGCACTGATGGGCGCCTGGGCGATACCGATGTTCCTGCTGATCGACACCGCGAACGCCTGGCTGGTGTTCCTCGCACTACTGGTCGGGTTCACCCTGCACTCGCTGATGTACGGCCCCCAGGCCGCGCTCTACGCCGAGCTGTTCCCCGCCGAGGTGCGCTACTCGGGCGCGTCGCTGGGCTACCAGCTGGCCACGATCTTCGCGGGTGGGCTGGCACCGTTCATCATGACCAGCCTGCTCGCCGCGACCGGAGCGTCCTGGACCGTCGGCCTCTACCTGCTGGGGCTCGCCGTGCTCACCTTCGCCTCGGTCTACGCCATGTCCGAGACGTCGCGGCGGAGCCTGTTCGCCGGGGACGACCGGGCCCGGACGACGAGCGGCGACGGCGTCGCCGCCACCGAGGAGGCACGATGA
- a CDS encoding LLM class flavin-dependent oxidoreductase, producing MTRQMTLVGFMQAGNVTVYSGSWRYPAADHGFLTMDYYTHVARTLEAACFDCVFFDDRLAMPGVYGDSVADAVRYGARPIKLDLTAVLGGIIGATRRIGVGATYSTTYYDPFHVARTFATLDHLSGGRAAWNVVTSVNDSEAQNFGIESHLDHDQRYDRAEEFLDAVTALWDSWEDDALVLDRASGEFADPAKVHEIDHKGEYFSVRGPLTVPRTPQGRPVILQAGSSGRGRRFASRWADMIFTADPGLPVAQQHYAEQKEQIAASGRDPDQVKLLPMAYTVVGETEAIAREKERLFLDAYVHPVASLALLSEVLNYDFSRHDLDDVISDEMMAASGGIRGLAQGVRNHLGREVTLRDLAAHRATLLQGPRFVGDPEQVADQMQEWFTTGGCDGFVLAATHLPGAFEEFTRMVVPILQERGLFRREYPGATLREHLGVPRP from the coding sequence GTGACCAGACAGATGACCCTCGTCGGCTTCATGCAGGCCGGCAACGTGACCGTCTACTCCGGGTCGTGGCGCTATCCCGCCGCCGACCACGGCTTCCTGACCATGGACTACTACACCCACGTCGCACGCACGCTGGAGGCCGCGTGCTTCGACTGCGTGTTCTTCGACGACCGGCTCGCCATGCCGGGGGTCTACGGCGACTCGGTCGCCGACGCCGTCCGCTACGGCGCGCGGCCGATCAAGCTCGACCTCACCGCGGTGCTCGGGGGGATCATCGGCGCGACCCGCCGGATCGGCGTCGGCGCGACGTACTCGACCACCTACTACGACCCGTTCCACGTAGCCCGCACGTTCGCCACCCTCGATCATCTGTCCGGCGGGAGGGCCGCGTGGAACGTGGTGACCTCGGTCAACGACTCCGAGGCACAGAACTTCGGGATCGAGTCCCACCTGGACCACGACCAGCGCTACGACCGGGCCGAGGAGTTCCTCGACGCCGTCACCGCGCTGTGGGACTCGTGGGAGGACGACGCCCTCGTGCTCGACCGCGCCTCCGGTGAGTTCGCCGACCCGGCCAAGGTGCACGAGATCGACCACAAGGGCGAGTACTTCTCGGTCCGCGGCCCGCTGACCGTGCCCCGCACCCCGCAGGGCCGGCCGGTGATCCTGCAGGCCGGATCGTCGGGCCGGGGGCGGCGGTTCGCCTCCCGCTGGGCCGACATGATCTTCACCGCCGACCCCGGCCTGCCCGTGGCCCAGCAGCACTACGCCGAGCAGAAGGAGCAGATCGCCGCCTCCGGTCGGGATCCCGACCAGGTCAAGCTGCTCCCGATGGCCTACACCGTCGTCGGCGAGACCGAGGCCATCGCACGGGAGAAGGAACGGCTGTTCCTCGACGCCTACGTGCACCCGGTCGCGTCGCTGGCGCTGCTGTCCGAGGTGCTGAACTACGACTTCTCCCGCCACGACCTCGACGACGTGATCTCCGACGAGATGATGGCCGCCAGCGGTGGCATCCGCGGGCTCGCCCAGGGCGTCCGCAACCACCTCGGCCGGGAGGTCACCCTGCGCGACCTCGCCGCCCACCGGGCGACCCTGCTGCAGGGACCACGGTTCGTCGGGGACCCCGAGCAGGTCGCCGACCAGATGCAGGAGTGGTTCACCACCGGTGGCTGCGACGGGTTCGTGCTCGCGGCGACCCACCTACCCGGCGCGTTCGAGGAGTTCACCCGGATGGTCGTGCCGATCCTGCAGGAGCGCGGCCTGTTCCGGCGCGAGTACCCCGGCGCCACCCTGCGCGAGCACCTCGGGGTTCCGCGCCCCTGA
- a CDS encoding CoA ester lyase: MARRARPRRSELATPASNDRMFAKAAAAGADLVFLDLEDACAPAERESARGKAARALRELDWGHTTRAIRMNGIDTRWAHGDVVEVVTAARGALQTIIVPKVRRARDVWWVDVLLGQLEENLGLPAGGIALEVLIEETEGLENVGEIARASPRTEAIIFGAGDFSASQGARVNTNFDPVVDFPGDMWHYARSRIVVAARSAGVDAIDAPFPDYRSPQEYRTACDRAAAMGYTGKWAIHPSQVEIANEAFAPTPAEIAHARRVVATYRAAEAGGLGATGLDGMLVDAAHLRHAATVAATAELLGIEEDT, encoded by the coding sequence ATGGCCCGTCGAGCGCGCCCGCGCCGCTCCGAGCTCGCCACCCCGGCCAGCAACGACCGGATGTTCGCCAAGGCCGCCGCAGCCGGCGCGGACCTGGTCTTCCTCGATCTCGAGGACGCCTGCGCACCCGCCGAACGCGAGTCCGCCCGGGGCAAGGCCGCCCGTGCGCTGCGCGAGCTCGACTGGGGCCACACCACCCGCGCGATCCGGATGAACGGCATCGACACCCGGTGGGCCCACGGCGACGTCGTCGAGGTGGTGACCGCCGCCCGCGGGGCGCTGCAGACGATCATCGTTCCCAAGGTCCGCCGGGCCCGCGACGTCTGGTGGGTCGACGTGCTGCTCGGGCAGCTCGAGGAGAACCTCGGGCTGCCCGCCGGCGGCATCGCGCTCGAGGTCCTGATCGAGGAGACCGAGGGCCTGGAGAACGTCGGCGAGATCGCGCGCGCCTCGCCCCGCACCGAGGCGATCATCTTCGGGGCCGGTGACTTCTCCGCGTCCCAGGGCGCCCGGGTGAACACCAACTTCGACCCGGTCGTCGACTTCCCGGGCGACATGTGGCACTACGCGCGGTCCCGCATCGTCGTCGCCGCCCGCTCGGCAGGCGTCGACGCGATCGACGCACCGTTTCCCGACTACCGCTCCCCGCAGGAGTACCGGACGGCGTGCGACCGGGCCGCCGCCATGGGCTACACGGGCAAGTGGGCCATCCACCCCAGCCAGGTCGAGATCGCCAACGAGGCCTTCGCCCCGACCCCGGCGGAGATCGCGCACGCCCGCCGCGTCGTCGCGACCTACCGGGCGGCCGAGGCCGGTGGGCTGGGCGCCACCGGCCTCGACGGGATGCTCGTCGACGCCGCCCACCTGCGTCACGCCGCGACCGTCGCGGCCACCGCCGAACTGCTCGGCATCGAGGAGGACACGTGA
- a CDS encoding CaiB/BaiF CoA-transferase family protein: protein MSTAGTDDTANRAGPLRGVRVIDAASLAAGPLVATWLAEHGAEVIKIEQPGPGDPIRQWGAQRDGVGLMWKSLGRNKKAVTLDLRHERGRDLLRRLTDTADVVVMNLRPSTLQRWGLDHATLASSNPGLVMLHVTGYGAGGPKADRPGFGTLGEAMSGFAHVTGEPDGPPTLPAFMLADGVAALTATWAVMMALYHRDVHGGPGQLIDVNLIEPLTRLIEQPLLAYDQLGTVTGRAGNKWDISAPRNTYRTSDGHWLAMSGSAPSIAMRALRAVGREDLTTDPRFAEAQQRLRNADLIDAVMADWVAAHTLDEAMAVFEAAEVAAAPVYDAAQLRADEHLAARGAFVPVADPELGSMTVQAPVPRFSATPGEVRHLGAAIGEHNDEVYGDLLGLPAEERAGLRADGII, encoded by the coding sequence ATGAGTACGGCAGGAACCGACGACACGGCGAACCGGGCAGGGCCGCTGCGCGGGGTCCGGGTGATCGACGCGGCGTCACTGGCGGCCGGGCCGCTGGTGGCGACCTGGCTCGCCGAGCACGGCGCGGAGGTCATCAAGATCGAACAGCCCGGGCCGGGTGACCCGATCCGGCAGTGGGGCGCCCAGCGCGACGGCGTCGGCCTGATGTGGAAGAGCCTGGGGCGCAACAAGAAGGCCGTCACACTCGACCTGCGCCACGAGCGCGGCCGCGATCTGCTTCGCCGGCTCACCGACACCGCCGACGTCGTCGTGATGAACCTGCGGCCCTCCACCCTGCAGCGCTGGGGCCTCGACCACGCGACCCTGGCGTCGTCGAACCCGGGACTGGTGATGCTGCACGTCACCGGGTACGGCGCGGGCGGCCCGAAGGCCGACCGGCCCGGGTTCGGCACCCTCGGCGAGGCGATGAGCGGGTTCGCGCACGTCACCGGCGAGCCGGACGGGCCGCCCACGCTGCCCGCCTTCATGCTCGCCGACGGCGTCGCCGCGCTCACCGCGACCTGGGCGGTGATGATGGCGCTCTACCACCGCGACGTGCACGGCGGCCCCGGCCAGCTCATCGACGTCAACCTGATCGAGCCGCTCACCCGGCTGATCGAGCAGCCGCTGCTCGCCTACGACCAGCTCGGCACCGTGACCGGGCGCGCCGGGAACAAGTGGGACATCTCGGCTCCCCGCAACACCTACCGCACCTCCGACGGGCACTGGCTGGCGATGTCGGGCAGCGCTCCCTCGATCGCGATGCGCGCGCTGCGGGCGGTCGGCCGGGAAGACCTCACGACCGACCCCCGCTTCGCCGAGGCACAGCAGCGGTTGCGCAACGCCGACCTGATCGACGCGGTGATGGCCGACTGGGTCGCGGCGCACACCCTCGACGAGGCGATGGCGGTGTTCGAGGCGGCCGAGGTCGCCGCCGCCCCCGTCTACGACGCCGCCCAGCTGCGCGCCGACGAGCACCTGGCCGCCCGCGGCGCGTTCGTACCTGTCGCCGATCCCGAGCTCGGCTCGATGACCGTGCAGGCCCCGGTACCGCGGTTCTCCGCGACCCCCGGCGAGGTCCGCCACCTCGGCGCGGCGATCGGCGAGCACAACGACGAGGTCTACGGCGACCTGCTCGGCCTGCCCGCCGAGGAGCGGGCCGGGCTGCGCGCGGACGGGATCATCTGA
- a CDS encoding LacI family DNA-binding transcriptional regulator has translation MTPRSRSNPVGIVDLATELGVSTATVSRALNGSPAVRPELAERVRAHALTRGYATNRLASALSANTSRAFVGFVIPYVDTPAYSAVAAECARLLSAGGTQMILTITENDPDRELHQIRELVASRIAGLVISPSSRMRPESRDALGAVPVVELHRSAGLGGSGVATDDEQAMVDAIAHLAALGHTDIGYVGSPQRLSNGAARLRGVHRGMAAAGLDPNATSIRLVEPTRDNGRSAATELLRGPATALLAGGGSLSLGVAEAVAASGRRVPDDLSLVVYGDPAWFALNTPALTLVEVDYAELARRAAGLLLEALESPGAAGAGPVLLPARLRVEGSTAAPHGIPGATRPEVEGER, from the coding sequence ATGACCCCTCGTTCCCGGTCCAACCCGGTCGGCATCGTCGATCTCGCCACCGAACTCGGCGTGTCGACCGCGACCGTCTCCCGTGCGCTGAACGGGAGCCCGGCCGTCCGTCCGGAACTGGCCGAGCGGGTGCGTGCCCACGCCCTGACCCGCGGATACGCGACCAACCGGCTGGCCAGCGCGCTGTCGGCGAACACCAGTCGTGCGTTCGTCGGATTCGTCATCCCCTACGTCGACACCCCCGCGTACTCGGCGGTGGCCGCCGAGTGTGCGCGGCTCCTGTCCGCCGGCGGCACCCAGATGATCCTGACGATCACCGAGAACGACCCGGACCGCGAGCTGCACCAGATCCGTGAGCTGGTCGCGAGCCGGATCGCCGGCCTGGTGATCTCTCCGAGCAGCAGGATGCGCCCGGAGAGCCGCGACGCCCTCGGCGCGGTCCCGGTGGTCGAGCTCCACCGCTCGGCCGGGCTCGGCGGATCCGGCGTGGCCACCGACGACGAGCAGGCGATGGTCGACGCGATCGCGCACCTCGCAGCACTGGGCCACACCGACATCGGCTACGTCGGAAGCCCGCAGCGGCTGTCCAACGGGGCCGCGCGCCTGCGTGGCGTGCACCGCGGGATGGCCGCAGCGGGCCTGGATCCGAACGCGACGTCGATCCGCCTGGTCGAGCCCACCCGGGACAACGGCCGATCGGCGGCGACCGAGCTGCTGCGCGGACCCGCCACGGCGTTGCTCGCCGGCGGCGGCTCGCTCTCGCTGGGCGTCGCCGAGGCGGTGGCCGCATCCGGCCGCCGGGTCCCCGACGACCTGTCGCTGGTCGTCTACGGCGACCCGGCCTGGTTCGCGCTGAACACCCCGGCGCTGACCCTGGTCGAGGTCGACTACGCCGAGCTGGCCCGCCGCGCCGCCGGCCTGCTCCTCGAGGCGCTGGAGTCCCCGGGTGCGGCAGGTGCCGGACCGGTGTTGCTGCCCGCCCGTTTGCGTGTCGAGGGCTCGACGGCCGCCCCGCACGGCATCCCCGGCGCGACACGACCGGAAGTGGAAGGGGAGCGATGA